Proteins from a genomic interval of Kribbella aluminosa:
- a CDS encoding GNAT family N-acetyltransferase produces MTAVLPEKYTVRPPTTEDARTILELVSAYNTSVIGFADWTLDDAVDGLTDESFDPARDGWLVFEGDRPAGFGWVAGKGDRRQLDQDVVADDLALERWLLDRVEERARELGREYGQSVVQLDAVAYQADTARRDRLAGYGYARGTVFHRMRIVHDGPVAAPEVPAGVTVRRGTPDEASRRAAHGVLNAAFDGQFGFTPRSFEEWQASQENHSAFDWSQLTLLEVDGEAVAMLAANDQFVEDEDCGYVGRLAVLEKARGRGLAKFLLRDQFAVDAANGRAGTILHVDTNNPTPALGVYLSVGMQAVLVMEVWRLEVAV; encoded by the coding sequence ATGACCGCCGTACTGCCTGAGAAGTACACCGTCCGCCCGCCAACGACGGAGGACGCGCGGACGATCCTCGAGCTGGTGTCCGCCTACAACACCTCGGTGATCGGGTTCGCGGACTGGACGCTCGACGACGCGGTGGACGGCCTCACCGACGAGTCGTTCGACCCCGCCCGCGACGGCTGGCTGGTCTTCGAGGGCGACCGGCCGGCCGGCTTCGGCTGGGTCGCGGGCAAGGGCGATCGCCGGCAGCTCGACCAGGACGTGGTCGCCGACGACCTGGCACTCGAGCGGTGGCTGCTCGACCGGGTCGAGGAGCGGGCGCGGGAGCTCGGGCGCGAGTACGGGCAGAGCGTCGTACAGCTCGACGCGGTCGCGTACCAGGCCGACACCGCGCGCCGCGACCGGCTGGCGGGGTACGGCTACGCGCGCGGGACGGTCTTCCATCGGATGCGGATCGTCCACGACGGTCCGGTTGCTGCGCCGGAGGTGCCGGCCGGGGTGACGGTGCGCCGGGGTACGCCCGACGAGGCGAGTCGGCGGGCTGCGCACGGCGTACTGAATGCGGCCTTCGACGGGCAGTTCGGGTTCACGCCGCGGTCGTTCGAGGAGTGGCAGGCGTCGCAGGAGAACCACTCGGCGTTCGACTGGTCGCAGCTGACGTTGCTCGAGGTGGACGGCGAGGCGGTCGCGATGCTGGCCGCGAACGACCAGTTCGTCGAGGACGAGGACTGCGGGTACGTCGGGCGGCTCGCCGTACTCGAGAAGGCTCGTGGGAGGGGGCTCGCGAAGTTCCTGCTGCGGGACCAGTTCGCGGTGGATGCCGCGAACGGGCGGGCCGGGACGATCCTGCACGTCGACACCAACAACCCGACGCCGGCGCTCGGCGTGTACCTGTCGGTCGGGATGCAGGCCGTGCTGGTGATGGAGGTCTGGCGACTCGAGGTCGCCGTATGA
- a CDS encoding ArsR/SmtB family transcription factor gives MSLRNPYGDFEITDPQAMRALAHPVRLSALSYLQRHGPATATQLSEHVGASPSVTSWHLRHLAGFGLVNDGPPPSGSDRRQRWWYAVARGFRYDMPSTPEDAEAGRLLRAEIMNQALEAAQSWLVDMEPRLEPEWSRLAGSANTLLVVNPAEAEAIESAIEQLLAPYIQRYGTDEVPDDARPVRHIRLSLPEATDSE, from the coding sequence ATGTCTCTCAGGAATCCGTACGGCGATTTCGAGATCACCGACCCGCAGGCGATGCGCGCGCTCGCGCATCCGGTCCGGCTCTCCGCGCTCAGCTACCTGCAACGCCACGGTCCCGCGACCGCAACCCAACTGTCCGAACACGTCGGCGCCTCCCCCTCCGTGACCAGTTGGCACCTGCGGCACCTGGCCGGATTCGGGCTGGTCAACGACGGCCCACCGCCGAGCGGCTCCGACCGCCGGCAACGCTGGTGGTACGCCGTCGCCCGCGGGTTCCGGTACGACATGCCGAGCACGCCCGAGGACGCCGAGGCCGGCCGGCTGCTGCGCGCCGAGATCATGAACCAGGCGCTCGAGGCCGCCCAGAGCTGGCTCGTCGACATGGAGCCGCGTCTCGAGCCGGAGTGGAGCCGGCTGGCCGGGTCCGCGAACACCCTGCTCGTCGTCAACCCCGCCGAGGCCGAGGCCATCGAGTCGGCGATCGAGCAACTGCTCGCTCCGTACATCCAGCGCTACGGCACCGACGAGGTACCGGACGACGCCAGGCCGGTTCGGCACATCCGGCTGTCGTTGCCCGAAGCAACGGATTCCGAATGA
- a CDS encoding GNAT family N-acetyltransferase — translation MSLPAGYTWRAMRLEDAGLIAARSAEHTSALLGFAKHSAEDVANYLRDPGTNLTTDSWLVSGPHNFAGSATAVPITAGSHVVVDILSPDPAILHWLLEKAEARAAGAERAVGGWGVVVRVGVVRQDELLGGVLAARGYVVGTSVQRMRIAFDGAVPAVDVPEGIVVRRGALNEASRRAAHAVLMEAFAEQPGTLPRPYEEWVASRESRSTFDWPQVTIVERAGQAVGMTECNDNVVSTDNCGYVGRLDVVPSARGRGLAKYLLRNAFAVDSAAGRSGTILHVDTNNPTPALALYTAVGMRPDLISDIWTRCSCRQA, via the coding sequence ATGAGCCTGCCCGCCGGTTACACCTGGCGGGCGATGCGACTGGAGGACGCGGGGCTGATCGCTGCGCGGTCCGCGGAGCACACCTCCGCGTTGCTCGGGTTCGCGAAGCACAGCGCCGAGGACGTCGCGAACTACCTCCGCGACCCCGGCACCAACCTGACCACCGACAGCTGGCTGGTGTCCGGCCCCCACAACTTCGCCGGCTCAGCCACCGCAGTCCCAATCACCGCCGGCTCCCACGTAGTCGTCGACATCCTCAGCCCCGACCCCGCCATCCTCCACTGGCTCCTGGAAAAGGCGGAAGCGCGCGCGGCGGGCGCTGAGCGCGCGGTTGGCGGGTGGGGGGTTGTGGTGCGGGTGGGGGTGGTTCGGCAGGACGAGTTGCTCGGGGGTGTTCTTGCTGCGCGGGGGTATGTGGTTGGGACGTCGGTGCAGCGGATGCGGATCGCGTTCGACGGTGCGGTGCCGGCGGTCGACGTGCCGGAGGGGATTGTTGTTCGGCGTGGAGCTCTGAATGAGGCGAGTCGGCGGGCGGCGCACGCCGTACTGATGGAGGCGTTCGCGGAGCAGCCCGGGACACTGCCGCGGCCGTACGAGGAGTGGGTGGCGTCGCGGGAGAGCCGGTCGACGTTCGACTGGCCGCAGGTGACGATCGTCGAGCGCGCCGGGCAGGCGGTCGGGATGACCGAGTGCAACGACAACGTCGTCAGCACCGACAACTGCGGGTACGTCGGAAGGCTCGACGTCGTGCCGTCCGCCCGCGGACGCGGCCTGGCCAAGTACCTGCTGCGCAACGCCTTCGCCGTCGACTCCGCCGCCGGTCGCTCCGGCACGATCCTGCACGTGGACACCAACAACCCGACCCCGGCGCTCGCCCTCTACACCGCCGTCGGCATGCGCCCGGACCTGATCAGCGACATCTGGACGCGGTGTTCCTGCAGGCAGGCATAA
- a CDS encoding MDR family MFS transporter — MTATETRQLTGPNSGPAAPELTHREILEILIGLLAALFTAMLSSTIVSNALPTIIADLEGTQTQYTWVLTASLLATTVSTPIWGKLSDLVSKKLLVQLAITVFVIGSALAGLSHNVPFLIGARVLQGLAMGGLMALAQAIIGAAIPPRSRGRYSGYMGAVMAVATVSGPLIGGVIVDTSWLGWRWCFYVCVPLAVVSLVILQKYLHLPVLKRKVQIDYLGAVLISIAASLPLLWVTFAGTKFAWMSWQSALFVGGTLLVGFLAVLVENRVAEPLVPLKVVRERTTALAIVASLSVGVAMFGSALFLGQYFQIARGYSPTEAGLLTIPMMLGSFVGSAGSGQLISRYGKWKRYLVSGGVLLLVGLLILGTIDHSTPYWYAGLGMLAMGLGMGMTMQNLVLAVQNTVDVTQIGASSATVAFFRSLGGAVGVSALGAVLAARVKTLIVAGVLAGPNGPETARKLQEGGSGSTSLLDVKNLPPQLATLVRHAYGDATGRIFLIAAACAVVSLVAVIFIEEVPLRKTVNKVDVVEELVED; from the coding sequence ATGACTGCCACCGAGACCCGGCAGCTGACTGGGCCCAATTCTGGGCCGGCTGCGCCGGAACTCACCCATCGCGAGATCCTCGAGATCCTGATCGGCCTGCTGGCCGCGCTGTTCACGGCGATGCTCAGCTCGACGATCGTCAGCAACGCCCTGCCGACGATCATCGCCGACCTCGAGGGCACCCAGACGCAGTACACGTGGGTCCTCACCGCGAGCCTGCTGGCCACCACGGTGTCCACCCCGATCTGGGGCAAGCTCTCCGACCTGGTGAGCAAGAAACTGCTGGTCCAGCTGGCGATCACGGTCTTCGTGATCGGGTCCGCGCTGGCCGGCCTGTCCCACAACGTGCCGTTCCTGATCGGTGCCCGGGTCCTCCAGGGTCTCGCGATGGGCGGTCTGATGGCGCTCGCCCAGGCCATCATCGGCGCCGCGATCCCACCCCGGTCGCGGGGCCGGTACTCCGGTTACATGGGCGCCGTGATGGCGGTCGCGACCGTCAGCGGCCCGCTGATCGGCGGCGTCATCGTCGACACCTCGTGGCTCGGCTGGCGCTGGTGCTTCTATGTCTGCGTCCCGCTGGCCGTGGTCAGCCTGGTGATCCTCCAGAAGTACCTGCATCTGCCGGTGCTCAAGCGCAAGGTCCAGATCGACTACCTCGGCGCCGTCCTGATCAGCATCGCGGCCAGCCTGCCGCTGCTCTGGGTCACCTTCGCCGGTACGAAGTTCGCCTGGATGTCCTGGCAGTCCGCCCTGTTCGTCGGCGGCACGCTGCTGGTCGGCTTCCTCGCCGTACTCGTCGAGAACCGGGTCGCCGAGCCGCTCGTCCCGCTGAAGGTCGTCCGTGAGCGCACCACCGCGCTGGCGATCGTGGCCAGCCTGTCGGTCGGTGTCGCGATGTTCGGCAGCGCGCTGTTCCTCGGGCAGTACTTCCAGATCGCCCGCGGGTACAGCCCGACCGAGGCCGGCCTGCTGACGATTCCGATGATGCTCGGCTCGTTCGTCGGCTCGGCCGGGTCCGGGCAGCTGATCAGTCGCTACGGCAAGTGGAAGCGGTACCTGGTCTCCGGCGGCGTCCTGCTGCTCGTCGGCCTGCTGATCCTCGGCACGATCGACCACAGCACCCCGTACTGGTACGCCGGACTCGGCATGCTGGCGATGGGCCTCGGCATGGGTATGACGATGCAGAACCTGGTGCTCGCCGTACAGAACACCGTCGACGTCACGCAGATCGGCGCCTCGTCCGCGACCGTCGCGTTCTTCCGCAGCCTCGGCGGTGCGGTCGGCGTCTCGGCACTCGGTGCGGTGCTCGCGGCCCGGGTCAAGACCCTGATCGTCGCCGGCGTACTCGCCGGCCCCAACGGCCCCGAGACGGCGCGCAAGCTGCAGGAGGGCGGCTCCGGCAGCACCAGCCTGCTGGACGTGAAGAACCTCCCGCCGCAGCTGGCCACGCTGGTCCGGCACGCGTACGGCGATGCCACCGGCCGGATCTTCCTGATCGCCGCCGCGTGCGCGGTCGTCAGCCTGGTCGCGGTGATCTTCATCGAGGAGGTCCCGCTCCGCAAGACCGTCAACAAGGTCGACGTCGTCGAGGAACTGGTCGAGGACTAA
- a CDS encoding MFS transporter, whose protein sequence is MKALAATSLWRDLRFRRFWSAQGVSEFGDRITELALPLIAVTMLDASPSQVGFLTAAVWLPNIASLFIGTWVDHRRDKRPLMIAADLTRTVLLLTLPVAYWSGFLALGHLYAIAILAGTAHVVFNTAYASFFVRLVDREQYLEANSKLSATRSISFMGGPAVAGLLVQWLTAPVAIFVDALTFVFSAVQLGRLKIEPGPAEESGEPMLRRAAAGMRYVLRHPYISRSLGCATTVNFFNLMSTALLVLFASRILGLSAGVIGLAFGIGASGGLLGAVSASPLSRRFGAGPVIAFGAVVFPSSIAIAALAGGPTWLKAVALAVAEFVGAFAVMCFDVPLNALQAAVCHDTMRSRVSGAFSSINYGIRPLGAVAGGFLGTWIGVRETLLVSAAGGLLSVLWLVGSPIIRTRDLTGLEPPEV, encoded by the coding sequence ATGAAGGCGCTCGCCGCCACGAGCCTTTGGCGCGACCTACGGTTCCGCCGATTCTGGTCCGCGCAGGGTGTCTCCGAGTTCGGCGACCGGATCACGGAGCTGGCGCTGCCGCTGATCGCGGTCACGATGCTGGACGCCTCCCCCAGCCAGGTCGGCTTCCTGACCGCGGCGGTCTGGCTGCCGAACATCGCGTCGCTGTTCATCGGCACCTGGGTCGACCACCGCCGCGACAAGCGCCCGCTGATGATCGCCGCCGACCTCACCCGGACGGTGCTGCTGCTCACGCTGCCGGTCGCGTACTGGTCCGGTTTCCTTGCCCTCGGCCACTTGTACGCGATCGCGATCCTCGCCGGTACGGCGCACGTCGTGTTCAACACGGCGTACGCGTCGTTCTTCGTCCGGCTGGTGGATCGTGAGCAGTACCTCGAAGCGAACAGCAAGCTGTCCGCGACCCGGTCGATCTCGTTCATGGGCGGGCCTGCCGTCGCCGGTCTGCTGGTGCAGTGGCTGACGGCGCCGGTCGCGATCTTCGTCGACGCGCTCACGTTCGTGTTCTCGGCGGTACAGCTCGGCCGGCTGAAGATCGAGCCGGGTCCGGCGGAGGAGTCCGGCGAGCCGATGCTTCGCCGGGCGGCGGCCGGGATGCGTTACGTGCTGAGGCACCCGTACATCAGCCGCAGCCTGGGCTGTGCGACCACCGTGAACTTCTTCAACCTGATGAGTACGGCGCTGCTCGTGCTGTTCGCGAGCCGCATCCTCGGGCTGTCCGCGGGGGTCATCGGCCTGGCGTTCGGTATCGGCGCGTCGGGCGGCCTGCTCGGTGCGGTCAGTGCCTCCCCGCTCAGCCGCCGGTTCGGTGCCGGTCCGGTGATCGCGTTCGGCGCCGTCGTGTTCCCGAGCTCGATCGCGATCGCCGCTCTGGCGGGCGGGCCGACCTGGCTGAAGGCAGTCGCGTTGGCGGTGGCCGAGTTCGTCGGGGCGTTCGCGGTGATGTGCTTCGACGTACCGCTGAACGCGTTGCAGGCCGCGGTCTGCCACGACACCATGCGGAGCCGGGTCTCCGGTGCGTTCAGCAGCATCAACTACGGCATCAGGCCGCTCGGCGCGGTCGCCGGAGGGTTCCTCGGCACCTGGATCGGTGTCCGCGAAACCCTCCTCGTCTCCGCCGCCGGCGGCCTGCTGTCCGTACTCTGGCTGGTCGGCTCGCCGATCATCCGCACCCGCGACCTGACCGGTCTGGAGCCGCCCGAGGTTTAG
- the dacB gene encoding D-alanyl-D-alanine carboxypeptidase/D-alanyl-D-alanine endopeptidase yields MSLLPRMSGRGMVAAVAAVAAVTGGFVGQSAAAPTAVQATPLQQRLDGLLNDSRYDGSQVALVVRDATTGETLYDKNGAERLLPASNTKLFTSTAAMHTLGPSYRFHTDVLATAPVRGGLLLGDLYLKGYGDPTALESDYVGLAKQLKAAGVRRVFGDLVADDTYFDHVRLGDSWAWDDEPYYYNAQISALTLAPNTDYDSGTAIVESRPGAAAGAPVKLDLVPANGVLKLVNTATTGAAGSANTISVDRDHGTNVVRITGSMPLGSAVEQDWVTVWEPELYAGDVFRRALAAQGITVAGRIKNAATPAGAGRLARDESMTVGELLTPFLKLSNNMHAETLVKTMGAVAEADGSWPAGLDVVTKYAKTLGVDTSRIRLSDGSGLSRKVNVTADSITDVLIGAQKESWWKQWYDALPIAGNPNRFVGGTLRSRMQNTPAANNLHGKTGSLTGVTSLSGYVTDKDGRKLVFSMISNNYLVSPRSIEDAVGVTLASWSDQSPPAAVASVRTAPTTCESEWDKAC; encoded by the coding sequence GTGAGTCTTTTACCGAGAATGTCGGGGCGCGGGATGGTGGCCGCCGTGGCCGCGGTCGCCGCCGTCACCGGCGGCTTTGTCGGTCAGTCCGCCGCGGCGCCGACCGCCGTACAAGCGACGCCTCTGCAGCAGCGGCTCGACGGGCTGCTGAACGACAGCCGGTACGACGGTTCGCAGGTCGCGCTCGTGGTGCGGGACGCGACCACCGGCGAGACGCTGTACGACAAGAACGGCGCCGAGCGGTTGCTGCCCGCGTCGAACACCAAGCTGTTCACCTCGACGGCCGCGATGCACACGCTCGGCCCGTCGTACCGCTTCCACACCGACGTCCTCGCCACCGCACCCGTCCGCGGTGGCCTGCTGCTCGGTGACCTCTACCTCAAGGGGTACGGCGACCCGACCGCGCTCGAGTCGGACTACGTCGGCCTGGCGAAACAGCTCAAGGCAGCCGGCGTCCGGCGGGTCTTCGGCGACCTGGTCGCGGACGACACGTACTTCGACCACGTCCGCCTCGGCGACAGCTGGGCCTGGGACGACGAGCCGTACTACTACAACGCGCAGATCTCCGCGCTGACGCTGGCGCCGAACACCGACTACGACTCCGGTACGGCGATCGTCGAGAGCCGTCCCGGTGCCGCCGCGGGCGCTCCGGTGAAGCTCGACCTGGTACCGGCGAACGGCGTACTCAAGCTGGTCAACACCGCGACCACCGGCGCGGCCGGCTCCGCGAACACGATCAGCGTCGACCGCGACCACGGCACGAACGTCGTCCGGATCACCGGCTCGATGCCGCTCGGGTCCGCGGTCGAGCAGGACTGGGTGACCGTCTGGGAGCCTGAGCTGTATGCCGGCGACGTGTTCCGGCGGGCGCTCGCCGCGCAGGGCATCACGGTCGCCGGCAGGATCAAGAACGCTGCGACCCCGGCCGGCGCCGGCCGGCTGGCCCGGGACGAGTCGATGACGGTCGGCGAACTGCTCACGCCGTTCCTCAAGCTCTCCAACAACATGCACGCCGAGACGCTCGTCAAGACGATGGGCGCGGTCGCGGAAGCCGACGGCAGCTGGCCGGCCGGCCTCGACGTGGTGACGAAGTACGCGAAGACGCTCGGCGTCGACACCAGCCGGATCCGGCTGTCGGACGGCTCCGGCCTGTCCCGGAAGGTCAATGTCACGGCCGACTCGATCACCGACGTACTGATCGGTGCGCAGAAGGAGTCGTGGTGGAAGCAGTGGTACGACGCGCTGCCGATCGCGGGCAACCCGAACCGGTTCGTCGGCGGCACGCTGCGCAGCCGGATGCAGAACACGCCGGCCGCCAACAACCTGCACGGCAAGACCGGCTCGCTCACCGGGGTGACGTCGCTGTCCGGATACGTCACCGACAAGGACGGCCGGAAGCTGGTGTTCTCGATGATCAGCAACAACTACCTGGTCAGCCCGCGCTCGATCGAGGACGCGGTCGGCGTCACGCTCGCCTCGTGGTCCGACCAGTCACCACCGGCCGCCGTCGCCAGTGTGCGGACCGCGCCGACGACGTGTGAATCGGAGTGGGACAAGGCCTGTTGA
- a CDS encoding family 43 glycosylhydrolase, with amino-acid sequence MKRLLAAVLAVFSISTFLSPAVHAATTAAVFPSEIIGENFPDPDVFEQNGTWYAYATNGSRGTVPVATAPSANGPWTIRGDAMPGGPSSAWAQPGRTWAPDVYPNPDGTYTLTYTAWHKASGRQCIGVATATSPLGPFQPVGTAPLICPLDIGGAIDPNTFVANDGTRYLVWKNDGNAVSQPSTLWLTKTANNGQTVVGGNTAMLTSSGIIEAPDLVQRGSQYVLYFSGGGYSDCNYLTSYATSKSLGGPWTTAYRPLMTTATFDSHVCGPGGADFVGDKVFMHGWVNGGRHLYVADVGYANDYPVVRGSRVRTEAERGTLNHCWVRSNAAGASDGKVVAYIDYADSWVENTVFAPVAGSYTLYVGYANGSASTASHGLVVNGNNAGSVSYPVTGWDNWHESAVPITLNAGWNTIRLTKGTLYTEVDYLEVQ; translated from the coding sequence GTGAAACGACTTCTGGCGGCCGTGCTGGCCGTCTTCAGCATCTCGACCTTCCTCTCGCCGGCCGTTCACGCGGCGACTACCGCGGCCGTCTTCCCGAGCGAGATCATCGGCGAGAACTTCCCCGACCCGGACGTCTTCGAGCAGAACGGCACCTGGTACGCGTACGCGACCAACGGCAGCCGCGGTACCGTCCCGGTCGCCACCGCGCCGAGCGCCAACGGCCCGTGGACGATCCGCGGCGACGCGATGCCCGGCGGCCCGTCCAGCGCCTGGGCCCAGCCCGGCCGCACCTGGGCGCCGGACGTCTACCCGAACCCGGACGGCACCTACACGCTCACGTACACCGCCTGGCACAAGGCGTCCGGCAGGCAGTGCATCGGCGTCGCCACCGCCACCAGCCCGCTCGGCCCGTTCCAGCCGGTCGGTACGGCGCCGTTGATCTGTCCGCTCGACATCGGCGGCGCGATCGACCCGAACACGTTCGTCGCGAACGACGGCACCCGGTACCTGGTCTGGAAGAACGACGGCAACGCGGTCAGCCAGCCGTCGACGCTCTGGCTCACCAAGACCGCGAACAACGGCCAGACCGTGGTCGGCGGCAACACCGCGATGCTGACGTCGAGCGGCATCATCGAGGCGCCGGACCTGGTGCAGCGCGGCTCGCAGTACGTGCTCTACTTCTCCGGCGGCGGGTACAGCGACTGCAACTACCTGACCTCCTACGCAACGTCGAAGAGCCTCGGCGGTCCGTGGACCACGGCGTACCGGCCGCTGATGACGACCGCGACGTTCGACAGCCACGTCTGCGGGCCGGGTGGCGCGGACTTCGTCGGCGACAAGGTGTTCATGCACGGCTGGGTGAACGGCGGCCGGCACCTGTACGTCGCGGACGTCGGGTACGCGAACGACTACCCGGTGGTCCGCGGCAGCCGGGTCCGGACCGAAGCTGAGCGCGGGACGCTCAACCACTGCTGGGTCCGTTCGAACGCGGCCGGCGCGTCGGACGGCAAGGTGGTCGCGTACATCGACTACGCGGACTCGTGGGTGGAGAACACGGTGTTCGCCCCGGTCGCCGGCAGCTACACGCTGTACGTCGGGTACGCCAACGGTTCGGCGTCGACCGCAAGCCACGGTCTCGTTGTCAACGGCAACAACGCGGGCTCGGTCAGCTACCCGGTCACCGGATGGGACAACTGGCACGAGAGCGCGGTGCCGATCACGCTGAACGCCGGGTGGAACACGATCCGGCTGACCAAGGGCACGCTGTACACGGAGGTCGACTACCTCGAGGTGCAGTAG
- a CDS encoding MarR family winged helix-turn-helix transcriptional regulator encodes MQLAQQPLVPGVERDAAAQELLEGVSSLIRAVRCIEHRHLGNDGGLRRSDASVLKVLMKDGEQRGGEIAGKLGVDASVVSRQLTALEADGLVSRRPDPADARVGLVSLSLRGKAQLEALYSSYTQQLRTALSDLDDDALIAAAATMQRVAVAITEANKLVRQTPKTGE; translated from the coding sequence ATGCAACTAGCTCAGCAACCCCTTGTCCCCGGGGTAGAGCGGGATGCGGCGGCTCAGGAGTTGCTCGAGGGGGTCAGCTCCCTGATCCGGGCCGTGCGCTGTATCGAGCACCGGCACCTCGGCAACGACGGCGGACTGCGCCGGTCGGACGCGAGCGTGCTGAAGGTGCTGATGAAGGACGGCGAGCAGCGCGGCGGCGAGATCGCCGGCAAGCTCGGCGTCGACGCGTCGGTGGTGAGCCGGCAACTGACCGCGCTGGAAGCCGACGGACTGGTGAGCCGTCGGCCCGATCCGGCGGACGCCCGTGTCGGGCTCGTCAGCCTCTCACTCCGAGGCAAGGCCCAACTGGAGGCGCTCTACTCCTCCTACACGCAGCAACTGAGAACCGCCTTGTCGGACCTCGACGACGACGCGCTGATCGCGGCCGCTGCCACCATGCAGCGCGTCGCGGTCGCGATCACCGAGGCCAACAAGCTCGTGAGGCAAACGCCCAAGACTGGAGAGTAA
- a CDS encoding alkaline phosphatase family protein codes for MAKPPEQVSKTRRRRPVWLDLRRTGRGLGAMLYGGLASLITLTLTFWLLPQISSDGRLPIFRLVVLLAVFSVLMRWILSGIAILIGSIGVLVGGLLSQFAVVYLGITVDPGVDLHGGVEAPVLVSIVMSSISAFVGWVAYAGSDDAYVAEVMRVVHRRARRIQPAPKTGMLIVQLDGLSAPLLNWMVLAGNLPNLGGWIRDGNHSLQTWHTGVPATTPASQAGILHGGSMHIPAFRWYEKETGRVMVTNRVRDAAEIEKRMSTGRGLLADGGVSISNNWSGDAEKCELVFSQAALPNSRSRGYIRFFSSPQGAARGLILCVAEVIKELHQARRQRVRHLVPRVKRGGGYIFLRAITNVLLRDLNVSLITDELVKGTPVVYCDFVDYDEVAHHAGPTRAESLQTLEGLDRVLGALQRIIDILPHSYEIVVLSDHGQSQGSTFLQRYGRTLAEVVDDLVDTTKEPVAAVGKSEGWGPVNAFLTELTMRRSVAGSVTRKALHVKAGEVELGPKDCEPPVAADEQMVVTASGNLALIYLATTPGRVPLEEIELLHPKLIPGLATHPGIGFVVVDSLAEGPVAIGRAGVRVLRTGRVEGADPLTQFGELAAASMLRQAGMPHNGDLVVVSRLDEYTHEVAAFEELVGCHGGIGGWQTEAVLVHPSRWVLTEPPVGSDAVHEVLIGWLEKLGQRKDQREPVESKVKA; via the coding sequence ATGGCGAAACCACCAGAACAGGTGTCGAAGACCCGGCGACGACGTCCGGTATGGCTGGATCTCCGCCGTACCGGACGTGGCCTGGGAGCGATGCTGTACGGCGGGCTCGCGTCGCTGATCACGCTCACCCTCACGTTCTGGCTGCTGCCGCAGATCAGCAGCGACGGCCGGCTGCCGATCTTCCGGCTGGTCGTGCTGCTGGCGGTGTTCTCGGTGCTGATGCGCTGGATCCTGTCCGGGATCGCGATCCTGATCGGGTCGATCGGCGTCCTGGTCGGCGGCCTGCTGTCGCAGTTCGCGGTCGTGTATCTCGGGATCACCGTCGACCCCGGCGTGGACCTGCACGGCGGGGTCGAGGCGCCGGTGCTGGTGTCGATCGTGATGTCGTCGATCAGCGCGTTCGTCGGCTGGGTCGCGTACGCCGGCAGCGACGACGCGTACGTCGCCGAGGTGATGCGGGTCGTGCACCGCCGCGCCCGGCGGATCCAGCCGGCGCCGAAGACCGGGATGCTGATCGTCCAGCTCGACGGCCTGTCCGCCCCGCTGCTGAACTGGATGGTGCTGGCCGGCAACCTGCCGAACCTCGGCGGCTGGATCCGGGACGGGAACCACTCGCTGCAGACCTGGCACACCGGCGTACCGGCGACCACGCCCGCGAGCCAGGCGGGCATCCTGCACGGCGGCTCGATGCACATCCCGGCGTTCCGGTGGTACGAGAAGGAGACCGGCCGGGTGATGGTCACCAACCGGGTCCGGGACGCGGCGGAGATCGAGAAGCGGATGTCGACCGGGCGCGGGCTGCTCGCCGACGGCGGCGTCAGTATCAGCAACAACTGGTCCGGCGACGCCGAGAAGTGCGAGCTGGTGTTCAGCCAGGCCGCCCTGCCGAACAGCCGCAGCCGGGGCTACATCCGGTTCTTCTCCAGCCCGCAGGGCGCCGCGCGCGGCCTGATCCTGTGCGTCGCGGAGGTGATCAAGGAGCTGCACCAGGCCCGCCGGCAGCGCGTCCGGCACCTGGTCCCGCGGGTGAAGCGCGGCGGCGGGTACATCTTCCTGCGCGCGATCACCAACGTCCTGCTCCGCGACCTGAACGTCTCGCTGATCACCGACGAGCTGGTCAAGGGCACGCCGGTGGTCTACTGCGACTTCGTCGACTACGACGAGGTCGCGCACCACGCCGGACCGACCCGCGCCGAGTCGCTGCAGACCCTGGAGGGCCTGGACCGGGTGCTCGGTGCGCTGCAGCGGATCATCGACATCCTGCCGCACTCGTACGAGATCGTCGTACTGTCCGACCACGGCCAGAGCCAGGGCTCGACCTTCCTGCAGCGGTACGGCCGGACTCTCGCCGAGGTGGTCGACGACCTCGTCGACACCACCAAGGAGCCGGTCGCGGCGGTCGGCAAGTCCGAGGGCTGGGGGCCGGTGAACGCGTTCCTGACCGAGCTGACGATGCGCCGCAGCGTCGCCGGATCGGTGACCCGGAAGGCGTTGCACGTGAAGGCCGGCGAGGTCGAGCTCGGCCCGAAGGACTGCGAGCCGCCGGTCGCCGCGGACGAGCAGATGGTCGTCACCGCGTCCGGCAACCTGGCGCTGATCTACCTCGCGACCACACCCGGCCGGGTGCCGCTGGAGGAGATCGAGCTGCTGCACCCGAAGCTGATCCCGGGGCTCGCGACGCATCCCGGCATCGGGTTCGTGGTGGTCGACTCGCTGGCCGAAGGCCCGGTCGCGATCGGCCGGGCGGGCGTCCGGGTACTGCGGACCGGGCGGGTCGAGGGGGCGGACCCGTTGACGCAGTTCGGCGAACTTGCTGCCGCCTCGATGCTCCGGCAGGCGGGGATGCCGCACAACGGGGACCTCGTCGTGGTCAGCCGGCTGGACGAGTACACCCATGAGGTGGCGGCGTTCGAGGAGCTCGTCGGATGCCACGGCGGGATCGGCGGCTGGCAGACCGAGGCGGTGCTGGTGCATCCGAGCCGCTGGGTGCTCACCGAGCCTCCCGTAGGCTCGGACGCGGTACATGAGGTGCTGATCGGCTGGCTGGAGAAGCTGGGGCAGCGCAAGGACCAGCGGGAACCGGTCGAGTCGAAAGTGAAGGCCTGA